The stretch of DNA GACATCGCCTCAAACCCAAATCCTGCAGTCGAAAAACTTTTCACCGCCCCAAAAACAATGAAGCCCGCAGACATCCTGCCGCTGCTTCAATCTTTTCGCGACCACACTGACGAATTTCACTGACCGTTCCTCACACGACGATCTTTTTGGGGGTAGGGCCTTGGCTTTTTCCTAAACGGGGGACGCCATCCGGGCTCAGTCGTCGCCGTCCCTAAAGGGCCGGTTCGCGCCATCGTGGCGCCGACGAAGCCCCCTTTTTAGAAAAAAGCCAAGGCCCTACCCCCAAAAAGATTTAGTGATAAACGATCCGCGAAATTCACGCGAGGGGAAACGAAAAATCAGCGACAGGAAAAAGTGGGTTACATTTTTTTTCGTGAAGAAAAAAATCTCACAGCAGAATTTAAATTTAGAAATGCCGTCATGGAATTTTTCTAGCGCAAACCAATCACAAGCGCAGCGAGTGATGTCGGATTTAGCACAGATATTAGAGGGGAAGTGGGGGCTTTGTTCTAAAGGGGGCTTCGTCGGCGCATGGATGCGCGAACCGATGCCATTGGCAGCGGCGACGACTGAGCCCGGATGGCGTCCCCCGTAGAGCAAAGCCCCCACTTCCCCTCTAATATCCGTCGTTCGAAGCCCATCCTCGCGATGGTCGTCGCTCGAAGCAGTCGTGCAGAAAAGGTTGAGAAGATAAGAGGTAAACACGCGAATACGAGAGGGAAATAAGGAAAACGAAGAACATTTTGACACAAAAGTTTTCTGGAATGGCAATGTGTTAGTCGCTTTTTTCTCAGAGTGAGATTCGCTTGTAATCCGCGCCAGTTGGCCGAAAATTAGAGTTAGGGATAGGGAGAAAAGGTATGAGAAATCTTGGATTGATGACAGTGTTGCTTGCGGGGCTGATGCTCACCGGATGTTTGAGCGATAACGGCAGCACCGAAGTTCCGTCAACGGGATTGAACAACGAAGATTTCAGTGTGATCACGGATCCAAATCCGCCGCCATCTGATAATAGTGGTGGAGTCGTCACACCTCCCGGAACGGAAATTGAAGGCTTCGACCTTAACAAAGGCGCGGTGCTTACGGCTTCCACATCTTTGCAATTGGATTTCTTCCCTCCATTTGCGGCAGCCTATACCTCTATCTCTGAAGATGAAAAATGCAGTAGCACGGCGTGGAGAGATTACGATGACGCTGCCGTTTATAGCAGCGTTAAGAAGAATCAACTTGTCCCCATCAGCGTAAGATACCGAGATGACGACGGACGTTTAAGCCCTTGTTATGTGCGCAGTATCTACATCGATCAAATCGGTCCAAATATCGTGTTTGCGAAATATCCGACAGCACCGGTGGAAGAAGGCGCGGACGTTGAAATCATTTTCAACGTCACAGATGATGGCGCGGGTGTTGATGCCGTCGAATGTAAGTTTGCAGGAATCAGCAAAGCTTGCGGCGCAGGTCAAAACAAAGTCATTATTCCTAAAATGGCTGCGGGCGATTACACTCTTTCGGTAGCGGCAAAAGATAAATTGGGCTTCAGCTCTTCGGGTTCAATTTCTTTCAAAGTAACTTCGCTCTATAAAAACATGGTTCACAACGTAAAAGTGAATGAATACAACAAAGTCGACATCTTGTTTGTCATCGATAACTCGGGCTCCATGGAATACGAACAAAAAAGCATGGCTTCTCGCGTGCGTAATTTCCTTGATGTCGTAAAAGGTTTGGATTGGCAGATCGCAGTGACCACAACAGACCCAGCAAATAAAACTTATGGTGACGGTCGTTTAGTAACAATGAAGGGTCTAACAAATACTTACATCTTGAATTCCGGCATGGCCGATGCGACATCGCGTACTGTATTAAGTAATACACTTCAACGTACCGAAACCGGGTCGGGTTCAGAGCAAGGTATTTATGCTGCTTACCGTGCCGTAGAACGTTCGGTTGCCGGTACGAACGCAAACTTTATCCGCAACGATGCTCAATTAGCCGTTGTCTTGATTTCGGATGAAGATGAATCCGCTAATGGGGTGAAAAACGATCCATCAAATTTTGTGAAATACATCCAGACTCAGTTCAACGGTCAAAAAGCGATGAGTTTCCATTCGGTCATCACTCGTCCTGGCGACGAGGCTTGTTTAAAGGGCGAGGGTTATTCTTATGGCCATCGTTTCGCGGCGATGGCTGAAATGACCGGTGGTGTGATTGGGGACGTGTGCGCGTCTGATTATTCAGCCCAAGTTCAAGGGATTGCGGAAGGTGTGCGTAACACTCTTAAGTCGATCACTCTTAGCTGTGCTCCGATCGTGGATGTTAGTCATGAAGTCGTCGTTAAAAAAGACGGAGTGATTTACACCGGATCTCGCCAAGTGCAAGGGTTGAATGTGGTGTTTGACCAAATGTTGCCTGCAGGCAATTACGAAGTTAATTATTCTTGCTTGAAATAGTAGATCTAAAAAAATTTAAATGCTTTAAGCCCATGACAGGATGTTATGGGCTTTTTATTTTAAGATCTATTGATTGCGAATCTCGTTAGACGAAACGTCGCTTTGGCTGACCTTGGTAGGTTCGCTTTGCGTGTCTTTGGTTAAAAGACCTTTTAGAACTAGGCGTGACGGTGTGTCCACCATGATTGAAAATCCGGATGGGATCGGGTGATTTTTTTCCACGGCATTTTTTAAGTCTGGGTTGTAAGCCAAGAAATCCTCTTGGGTTAAACCACTACGACTTAACAGATCCCTAGCGCGTGTCTTTTTAGCTAACTTAACGACATGCAGGTCCAAGGTTTCTTCATAATTAAGATCTTTAAAGATTTGATCATGGTACTTTTCCGCATAAAGGGCGGCTAAGAATTCACAATAAAAATTTGAAGAAGCGAAATCAAAAGACTTGGATTGGTATCTTTCGATAATCAAAGCAAGATCCGTGGTGCCTGCGGCTTTTGCGGCTTTGCGGATTCCTGCTGGGCCATGATTCCACGCCGTGATCGCCATCGGCCAAGACCGACGTAAAATCAGGTGATTTTCTTTTAGCAAACGTGCGGCGGCTACGGTCGCCTTAAACGGAGAACGGCGTTCATCGATATGATCGTTGACGGTCATAAAGTTTTTGCCCGTGTAATCCATAAATTGCCAGATGCCGGAAGCGCCGACTTTACTTGTGGCGTGTTTATTAAAGCTAGATTCAACAAACGGTAAGCGAGTCAGTTCCGTCGGTAACTTATGATCACGGAAGATTTCTTCCATGCCTGGTAAATAACGGGGGCTGACTTGAAGTCCGTTAGCAAAGAAGTTCTTTTGGCCGGTTTGCACGCGAACGGCTTCATAAGCGACGCGGGCTTTTTTGCGTAAAGTCCCTTTAAGTGGTTCAAGTGCGGCTTTGACTGACTGATGATAAGGATTGGCATCATTGTATTTAGAACCTGCCGCCAGCTCCTTTAGCGCCTGTTTGATTTTGCGATATTCTGCCGTGACATGATCGTCGGCTTTCATATTACGCATCCAACGAAATTTGGGTTTGTCAGAATTAATGATGTCGCTGACATCTACGACCTTAAAGATAATCCATGGAAAATCAGCGTGATGGATCACGCGGTTATTTGCATCATAACGAGTATAAATATCAAACCAGAACCCGACACGATCACGTAAACCCACCGGAACATCAAAGTCCTTACTAATACGGTCTTCATAGTCATTAAGGATTTCTTCACGGTGATAAACGATATTTGGATCACGAGTTAAAACTTCGCCTTCTAAAACCAGCTTAGCCGGTTCAGGGCTTAATTCTCCTTCAGCTAAGGCCTCAGGGGTTGGAAGCTCTGCAGAGTCTTCTAAAAGCGTCATTGGCGAATTAAACGCCACCATCAAGCCGGTCGCTACAATAAGGCAGCCAGCGATCGCACGAGTGCTTCGTTTTGAGATGATTTTTTTAGAAGAATTCATATTTTCTGAGTTATCCATGCTTTGGGATAGAGCAAGAGTGGTGCTAGCCAATACAGCCTGGGTTGGCCATTAAGCTGTTCCGGTGTCGAAGAATGTTCCAGCAGTTACAATTTTGGGCGACGATTCCCGTTTTAGCGCGATTTCGTCAAGTTTCGGTTTTCTGTGACAAAACATCTCTCACGTTGTCAGAATGGCACTTTTTTAGAGCTCAACTTTGCGATCCTGCAGAGTGGGTTTTGTTTTTAGACGGGGTCGGTTGTGAAAAAAACCTTTTTCAAAAATGATAATCCTCGTTGAACACGAACGTTCACAATCAGAACTCAAAAAACAGGAGGAGTTATGAAAAAAAGCGCATTAGTTCTTGGGGCATTGTTGATGATGGCAGGCGGATACGCCGCGGCTTACCCAGAAGTGGGCGATGAAGGTAAATGGGCCGGCACTTACAAAGAAGGTACTAATCCTGAAAAAACGGTCGAGCTGACAGCAAAAGTTATTTCTCATGATGTCGCGGATCAAGAATGGGATATTCAAATGGATTGGACAATGGATGGACAAACTAAGTCCGAAGTTGAAGATATCGACGAAGATAAAATGTGGTCTGAAGCGATGTGGACCAAAGTTCAATCTGAATGCGTTGCTAAAGGTGGAACATTAGAGGATGTGACAGTTCCTGCAGGGACATTTGCTTCTTGCCACATGACCAAAACTTGGGGACCAAAAACAATGGAAGTTTGGTTGGCGGGTGTTCCATTTGGTATCGTGAAAGCGAACAAAATGGATTCAGTAAAAATGAAAGAATTGAAAATGGAATTGCAAAGCTTCACCGCGATGCCAGTGCCAACACCACCAGAACAACCCGTTCCACCAACGCCAACTCCAGAGCCAGAATTGATTTTCTAAAAAAAAAGGCCACTCCTTGTTTAAAAGGAATGGCCTTTTTAAATGAGTAAAAACTATTTGTGTAAAGGCTTTTGGATGATGTGAATGGCGTGGCCCAATGTGGCCTCAGCCCCTTCCATCATAGCTTCGCCCAGTGTTGGATGCGGATGGATCGACAAAGCAAGGTCTTCCATGCGAGCGCCCATTTCAATCGCTAAAACCGCTTCTGAAATCAAGTTAGAAGCTTCTGGTCCTACGATGTGAACGCCTAAAAGAACATGTGTCTTTTTATCAGCGATCATTTTCACGAAACCTTCAGTTTCCATCATGCTCACGGCGCGGCCATTCGCACCAAACGGAAATTTACCAATCAATAAATCATTAAAACCTTTGGCCTTAGCTTCTGCTTCCGTCATACCTGCAGAGGCGATTTCAGGGTCGGTAAACACCACGGCTGGAACTGTTTTTGCGTCGTAAACCCGGTTCGCGCCACCAATAACTTCCGCCACTAAAACACCTTCGTGAGAAGCTTTATGCGCCAACATCGGTTGCCCACAGATATCGCCAATCGCAAAGATGTTAGAAACATTCGTGCGACGTTGAGCATCGACTTTAACAAAACCGCGTTCGTCAACGGCGATGCCTGCGGCTTTAAGATTTGCCTGGTCACCGTTAGGACGACGTCCCACGGTGACTAAAATCTTATCAGCTTTAACGACTTCTTCTTTGCCATTTACTTCCACGGTCACTTCGTAACCGTCTTTCACTTTTTTCTGACCTTTGGCTTTTGCGCCGTACATGATGTTAACACCAGCTTTATTCAGCTTACGTACCACGATGTTCGCGCAATCAGGATCAACCACGCCTGCCAATAAAGAGCTTTGCGCCTCGATCACAGTCACTTCTGAGCCTAGCTTGCGCAAGTACGAAGAGATTTCTAAACCGATGTAACCACCGCCGATAACGGCGATGCGTTTTGGAATAGCATCAAAAGCAAGTGCCCCTGTTGAAGAGCAGATGTCTTTTTCATCAAATTTAAATCCCGGGATTTCAATCGGACGTGAACCTGTGGCGACAATAAAATATTTTGCCGTAACTGATTCGGTGCCTGCAGATGATTTCACCGAGATTTCTTTAGAGGATTTAAATTCAGCGTCGCCTTTGATCACGGTGGCGCCGTAACCTTTAAGAAGTTGCGAAACGCCGCCCGACATTTTATCTGAAACGGATTGCTTCCACTTTACTAATTGCTTCATATCAACGTCGATATCGCCTTTGATATTTAAGCCCATTTCCTTAAAGTTATGCTGAGCCTTGTGCAACAAGTGCGTCGCCGTGATCATGGCCTTAGAAGGAATACATCCCACGTTTAAGCACACGCCACCAAGGTATTCTCTTTCCACGACGGCTGTTTTAAATCCCAATTGAGCGGCGCGGATAGCGGCTACGTAACCACCAGGACCTGCGCCAATTACTACTACGTCAAAACTTTGAGCCATATATATATTCCTTAAAAGTAAGTCCAGCGGTCGCTTTAAGCGACCGCCTCCTCGGCGTCCGCCGTTATAGCATCTCCACTAACATTTTACCTGGGTTCTCGATGCGACCGATGAAGGCCGCCAAGAAGCGCGCAGCCACCGCGCCATCAATCAAGCGGTGATCCGCGGTCATGGTGAAGTTCATCACTTTGATCGCTTTTAATTGACCGTCTTTGATCACAGGTTTTTCGTCAATTTTGTACATGCCCAAGATCGCCACTTCGGGATGGTTGATCACTGGGGTGGCGTAAGTACCACCGATAGAACCGATGTTCGTCACCGTGATCGTGGCACCTTTCATTTCATCCACTTTCAACTTACCATCACGGGCACGTTTAGAAAGATCGATGATCTCTTTAGAGATTTCCATGATGGATTTTTGGTCTGCGTTTTTAATAACAGGAACCACAAGTCCGTTTGGAGTGTCGGCCGCAAAACCGATGTTGAAGTATTTTTTGTAAACCAATTCACCCGCAGCATCGTCAATAGATGCGTTGAACATGGGGAACTCACGGATCGTGGCGATCATCGCTTTCATCACAATAGGCAGATAGGTGATTTTTGTTCCGTGTTTTTCGGCGTGTTCTTTTAAGGATTCGCGCATCGCAACCATTGAATCGACCTTAGCTTCATCCATGATCGTGAAATGCGGAATGATGTGTTTTGAACGCTGCATGTTTTCGGCAATCTTTTTACGGATACCGATAAGTGGTACGCGTTCTTCAGCCGCACCAGCAGGGCCTTGGTAGGCTGGTTTAGGGATGGAAATTCCGCCCGAAGATTTCGCCGCGGCCGGAGCAGAGCTAGCTCCTCCTTTAGCCGAAAGAACATCTTCACGAGTTACGCGACCCGCAAGACCTGATCCTGAAAGACCATTGATATCGATGTTCATTTCGCGAGCCAAACGACGAGTCGCTGGAGTCGCTAAAACTTTTGAATCCGCCACTGGAGGAAAAATACCCGGAGACGCCGAAGCACCCGCTGGAGGTTGTGGACGAGATGCTGATGGCGTCGGAGCCGAAGCCGCCGCAAAGTTCGCGTGAGCTGATGCTGGAACTTCGCGAGAAGCACCTGCAGGTGCTGAAGCTGCGGCTGATCCGCCACCTTCAACCGTGATCATCACAGATCCTACTTTGACGACATCACCAGATTTAAATTTAAGATCTTTAACAGTTCCGGCAATGGGAGTCGGAACTTCAACGGTGGCTTTGTCCGTTAAAACTTCAGCGATCGCTTGATCGGCTTTAACGGCATCGCCTGGTTTTACCAACCATTTAACAAGTTCACCTTCAGTGACACCTTCACCGAGTTCAGGAAGTTTAACGTCTTGAGAACCGCCCGCCGTCGCTGAAGCTTTGGCGGGGCTTGCGCCCGCACTTGAAGGCGTCGATGCTGATGGGGCTGCTGGTTTAGAAGCGGCTGCCGGAGCAGGAGCCGAAGCTGAGGCGGCGCCCGCCTCAAGAGTGATCATCGTCGATCCTACTTTAACAACATCGCCGGCTTTAAATTTTAAGTCTTTAACGGTCCCCGCGGTAGGTGATGGGACCTCAACAGTGGCTTTGTCCGTTAAAACTTCAGCGATCGGCTGATCGGCTTTCACCGAGTCACCTGGTTTTACCAACCATTTTACCAATTCACCTTCTGTAACACCTTCACCTAATTCAGGAAGTTTGACGTCTGTAGCCATGCGGAATCCTTTCGAAGTCGCTTAAAAAACTTATGAGTAAAGTAAACACTCTTTCTTAGTCCTCTCGGGGCTGATTTGCACCGCATTACGCCGCGCATAAAACGAGAGAAATACGATGTTCTTTGCAATGAACTCGGGATGTGGCTATTTATTTGTTCAAATTTGCTTCAGTTTCGCGGCCGGTGGCCGCTCCACTCTGCTGGAGAAGCCGTGAGGTGCCCATGAAATACTCAAAAAAATTACATCAAGGTGTGTTCTTAAAGCGCTACAAGCGCTTCTTTGCCGACGTCGACTTTCAAGGCCAGCAGGTGGTGGCCCATGTCCCGAATACCGGCAGCCTTAAAAGTGTTAACAACCCAGGGCAAGCGTGCCTTATTTCAGAAAGCGACAATCCAGAAAGAAAACTGAAATTCACCTTAGAAATGATTCAAGCGCCGTCGGGGGCATGGGTCGGGGTGAATACGTCCACCCCGAATTCGGTGGTGCGTGAAACATTGTTGTCCGTCGTGGGACAAAATCATCAAGGGGCTTTTGCGCATTGGGCGGCCTTTGATGAAGTGAAGCCAGAATATAAAATCAGCGCTGAAACTCGTTTGGACTTTGCTTTAAAAAAGAAGAACTCGGATAAAATCCATTTTATCGAAGTAAAGAATGTCACTTTGGCGGAGCTAGAAACCGCCCAATTTCCCGACGCGGTTTCCGAACGTGCGCAAAAACATGTGCGTGAATTAATGTCCTTAATGGACCAAGGTCACACGGCAGAGCTCATCTTTACGATCCAACGAAATGACTGTAAGAAGTTTTCTCCTGCCGATCATATTGATGCGGAATATGGCAAGCTTTTGCGCGAGGCTATGAGCAAAGGACTGCGGGTAAGTCCTTTGGTGGTTCATCTTAGTCATGAAACAGCCGAGCTATCAGAAACTCTTTTGCCCGTTGAAATTTGATTGCAGAATCTTCATCTGCACTTTTAAAAATGGGCTTGTTATCTTGCATATGGCTTGTGATACGCAATGTTTTTAAAGTGTCCATAGGTGGGATTTATGGAAACACAGTTTAATCCTCTGCTTGTTACGGTTTCGATTCTCGTAGCGATTTTTGCGTCCTATGTTGCGTTAAATTTGGCGTATAACGGAACTTTAGTTCAAGGGCGAAAACAAGCCTGGTGGTTAAGTGCGGGTGCCCTGGCAATGGGCATGGGAATTTGGAGCATGCATTTTGTCGGTATGTTGGCCTTTGAAATGCCGGGCATGGCAATGGCTTACGATGTTCCGTTGATGGTGCTCTCCGTTGTTGTGGCCATCAGCGCTTCCGCATTGGCGTTTTATATCACCAGTCGTCCTGAAGTCTCGATAAAATCTATAGTGTTTGGTGGGGCCGCGATGGCAGTGGCGATCGCAGGGATGCATTATATCGGAATGTATTCCATGCGCATGGAAGCAGTCATTGAATGGAACTACTTTTTGGTTTTCATTTCCATCGTGATTGCCTTGGTCGCTTCCTGGGGCGCGTTGTGGATGCTCATTCGTATGCGCCATCAGGCGGCACATTTTTCAGAAATCATTATTGCTAGCGTGGTCATGGGATTTGCGGTGTCCGGGATGCACTATACTGGTATGTATGCGGCAAAATTCCATCACGCAGATACGGAGGGAATTCAAAGCTCTAATCTTTTAGTTTCCTCTGGGTTGGCGGTGACCGTTATCGCCACAACATTATTAATTTTGTTCGTCGGTTTGATTAGCTCAGTTTTGCAAAAAATGTGGGTGCGCGAAAGCGAAGGTGCCAAAGAATCTCTTGGAAAAAGCGAAGAAAAATTTCGTCATCTGATCAATGCTGTTAAAGACTATGCGATTTTCATGCTGGATTTAAACGGCCATATCACGACCTGGAACTCCGGCGCGGAACGCATTACGGGCTATAAAGAAGAAGAGGTTCTGGGCAAACACATCTCGATCTTTTTCGTGGATGAAGAGGCGGGCCGAAGGACGGCAGAGCAAGAGTTGTTGGGAGCTAAAAACTTGGGCCGTTATGAGGCGGAAGTTCAGCAAGTAAGAAAAGACGGTTCTCGGTATTGGGCCAGTATCGTGTTAACGCCACTGTATGATGCTTACGAAAATATCTCTGGGTATTCTAAAGTCATCCGGGATATCACCGAATTTAAAGAGGCAGACCGAAAATTAAGACAGCTCAATGAAGAGTTGGAAATACGTGTGCGCGCGCGAACCGAGGCCTTGGCTCATCGGGAAAGACAATTGCGCACAATCACGAATGCTTCGCCCATTTTAATTGCCGAAATTGATATTAATGAAAGATTTCTTTTTGCCAATGAGGCCTTCTGCAAATACTTCCAATATCCTGGCAATGATATTATCGATAAAACTCTGACGAACGTCATCGGGGCGCAACGCCGTGAAGAAGCTGATGATCTGATAAGAAGAGTTTTTCAAGGGGAACAAGTGGGCTACGAGCGACGTTCCCGCCATGATGGCATTAATACCTATTTAGCATCGACGTTGATTCCGGAATTTTCAGAAAGCAATAAAGTGATCGGCTTTATTTATATTGGCACGGATGTCACGAAATATAAAGAGATCCAAGCGGAGTTAGAAAAAGCAAAATTGGCGGCAGAGTCGGCCAACTCAACGAAGAGTGCTTTCTTGGCAAATATGAGTCATGAGATTCGCACCCCATTAGGAGCGATCTTAGGGTTTTCGGAGCTTTTAGCAAGTAACGAGATGAGTCCTTCTGAACGCGTTAACAGTGCCGAAGTCATAAAACGCAATGGACGTCTTCTTTCAAATATCATCAACGACATCTTAGATCTTTCGAAAGTAGAAGCTGGTAAAATGCAGGTTGAAAAAGTCGAAGTGCCCTTCAGTGATGTCATGAAAGAAATCGGTTCGGTGCTAAGCTTAGAGGCTGCCGAAAAAGGCATCGAGCTTAAAGTGACATCGGAAGGTGCGATTCCAGAACAGATTAAGACAGACCCATTGCGATTAAGACAAGTTATTTTTAATATTGTGGGGAATGCGATCAAGTTTACAAGTCATGGATCTGTCGTGGTCAACGTCACGTTATTACCCAGTGGAAAAAATACGAAGCTGGCCTTTATCGTTAAAGATACCGGCGAAGGAATTAGTCGCGAACAGGCGTCGAATCTTTTCACGCCGTTTACTCAGGCAGATGTCTCGACAACGCGAAGATTTGGTGGCACGGGTTTGGGCCTAGTGCTTTCTAAAAAGTTAGCTCATGCTTTGGGTGGTGACGTGGTTTTAACTGAATCTACACCCGGCAAAGGAAGTACCTTTACGATCACAATTGACCCCGGCGTAAATCAAAAAGTTTTATTTGAAAGTTCAGTCGCTAAAAAAGAAACGATCGAATTCCCGTTGCATCCGGGACGAACGGATTTAAACTCGTTAAAAGTTCTGGTCGTTGATGACAGTATGGACAACTTGGCGTTGATCAGAAAAATTTTGATTTTAGCTGGGGCCCGTGTGGACATTGCCAGCAATGGTAAAGAGGGCATTGAAAAAGCCTTGCGTGGAAACTTTGATTTGATCCTTATGGATTTGCAAATGCCTGAAATGGATGGTTATGAAGCAAATCGTAAGCTGCGCGAATCGGGTTTCAAAAAGCCCATCATCGCTTTAACTGCCCACGCGATGAAAGAAGAAAAACTGCGGACATTACGCAGTGGTTTTGATGATCATTTAACCAAGCCTATTGATCAAGGGGCCTTAATAAAAACTTTGGCGACATACGCGATTTAACAAAGCGGTATAGACTTCGAGATGTTTTTAGAGAAAGATCTAATCTTCTTAAAAGGAGTTTTTATGCCGACGACAGTGCAAGCATTTGCCGCTCTTAAAGCCAAAGAAGCTTTGAAACCATTTTCATTTGAACGTCGCGATCCCGGGGCTCACGATGTGGCCATCGACATTCACTATTGCGGTGTTTGCCATTCAGATTTACATCAAGTTCGTGATGAATGGGGAGGCTCTCGTTTTCCGATGGTTCCAGGACATGAGATTGTCGGTAAAGTCACCGCCGTGGGTTCTTCCGTTAAAAAATTTAAAATCGGTGACTCCGTAGGTGTAGGTTGCATGGTGGATTCTTGCCAAGAATGTGCTTCGTGTGCCGAAGGCTTAGAACAATACTGTGAAAAAGGGATGACGGGCACTTACAACTCGGTTGAGCGTGATGGAAAAACACCTACTCAAGGTGGTTATTCCACGAAAATTGTGGTCAGCGAAAAATTCGTTTTAAAAATTGATCCGAAACTTCCTTTGGATAAAGCGGCACCTCTTTTGTGTGCGGGAATCACGACCTACTCGCCTCTTCGTCATTGGAATATCGGCAAAGGCAGCAAAGTGGCCGTGATGGGCTTAGGCGGTCTTGGTCATATGGCGGTGAAGCTCGCGGCCGCCATGGGAGCGGAAGTTACGGTATTAAGTTCTTCCATGAAAAAGAAAGAAGACGCGATCCGTTTAGGCGCCACAAATTATGCCGTCGGTGGTGACGAAACCTTTAAAAAATACAATCGCTATTTTGATTTGATCATTAATACGGTTTCTGCCGGTCTGGATCTGAATACTTATTTGGGAATGGTTAAATTAAATGGCACGATGGTTCTTTTAGGTATTCCCGAAGCGCCAGAGCCGGTGCATCCGTTTCCTTTAATCATGGGTCGTCGCAGTTTAGCAGGCTCCTTGATTGGCGGGATTAAAGAAACCCAAGAGATGTTGGATTTCTGTGCGGCTCACAATATCGCTTCCGATATCGAGTTGATCCCGGCGCAAAAAATCAATGAAGCTTACGAGCGTATGTTGAAAGGTGATGTACGCTATCGTTTCGTGATTGATTTGGCCTCTTTAAAATAATATTTCGACACCGCCTTAAGACTCGCTCTGGCTGGGGTTTTTAAGGCTTTTTGTCTAAGTATCTAGCGTTTTTTAAGACATTCAAGTTTTCTAAAAAGTCCTCCGATTCCTCCTTATCCACTAAGGAGGATCGGAATGCAAAAACTCGTAAAACTCCTTTTGCCCGTTGCGATGACTTTAACTTTGGCTGCTTGCGGTTCTGGTATGCCGGTGGCTTTGCCGGATGATCCTAATAATGAACCCGCAGCGACTGCTCCGGTGGATGACGACAATCAATCCGCGGGTGAAGTCGAGCTGCCGTCAACCACTCCGGATGTTCCTGCGGTCGGTCTTTCAGAGCGCGAACAGATTTTAAAATTGTATAATCACTTGGATCCCTCACGTCTTGTTCCGACTAAGGGTTTAGAAGAAGCGGTTTTATATTTTCACAAGAATAAATCTTCGCTTAAAAATCAGAAGGTGATTTCGGTTTTAGATTTCAGCCAAAGTTCCACAAAAAAGCGTTGGTATTTTATCGACATAAAAACGGGCAGTGTTTGGAATGTGCATGTTTCTCATGGCAAGGGTTCGGATGCCAACCATGATGGTTTTGCAGAAAAATTCAGCAATGTTTCGGGTTCCAATGCCAGCTCGTTGGGCTTTTATAAAACGGCCGAAACTTATCAGGGCAGCAACGGATATTCTTTGCGTTTAGATGGACTTTCTTCGACCAACTCGAACGCCCGTCCGCGTGCGATCGTCGTGCATGGGGCAGACTATGTTCAAGATCAGGCGGTGATTCAAGGTCGCAGCTGGGGATGTCCGGCGGTTTCTCAAGCCAACCGTGATAAAGTGATCAATCTGATCAAAGGTGGCAGTTTGATTTATGCCTATAAATAAAAGCAAAAAGCTCCTTTTAAAGGAGCTTTAGTTGTTCGCCGACTAATCTTTTAAGCTCTTCGACGTAACCTACGTATTCTTCCATATCCAAACGGTCATCAGGACGAATATGGGCGCGTGTGT from Bdellovibrio bacteriovorus encodes:
- a CDS encoding lytic transglycosylase domain-containing protein, coding for MNSSKKIISKRSTRAIAGCLIVATGLMVAFNSPMTLLEDSAELPTPEALAEGELSPEPAKLVLEGEVLTRDPNIVYHREEILNDYEDRISKDFDVPVGLRDRVGFWFDIYTRYDANNRVIHHADFPWIIFKVVDVSDIINSDKPKFRWMRNMKADDHVTAEYRKIKQALKELAAGSKYNDANPYHQSVKAALEPLKGTLRKKARVAYEAVRVQTGQKNFFANGLQVSPRYLPGMEEIFRDHKLPTELTRLPFVESSFNKHATSKVGASGIWQFMDYTGKNFMTVNDHIDERRSPFKATVAAARLLKENHLILRRSWPMAITAWNHGPAGIRKAAKAAGTTDLALIIERYQSKSFDFASSNFYCEFLAALYAEKYHDQIFKDLNYEETLDLHVVKLAKKTRARDLLSRSGLTQEDFLAYNPDLKNAVEKNHPIPSGFSIMVDTPSRLVLKGLLTKDTQSEPTKVSQSDVSSNEIRNQ
- the lpdA gene encoding dihydrolipoyl dehydrogenase, encoding MAQSFDVVVIGAGPGGYVAAIRAAQLGFKTAVVEREYLGGVCLNVGCIPSKAMITATHLLHKAQHNFKEMGLNIKGDIDVDMKQLVKWKQSVSDKMSGGVSQLLKGYGATVIKGDAEFKSSKEISVKSSAGTESVTAKYFIVATGSRPIEIPGFKFDEKDICSSTGALAFDAIPKRIAVIGGGYIGLEISSYLRKLGSEVTVIEAQSSLLAGVVDPDCANIVVRKLNKAGVNIMYGAKAKGQKKVKDGYEVTVEVNGKEEVVKADKILVTVGRRPNGDQANLKAAGIAVDERGFVKVDAQRRTNVSNIFAIGDICGQPMLAHKASHEGVLVAEVIGGANRVYDAKTVPAVVFTDPEIASAGMTEAEAKAKGFNDLLIGKFPFGANGRAVSMMETEGFVKMIADKKTHVLLGVHIVGPEASNLISEAVLAIEMGARMEDLALSIHPHPTLGEAMMEGAEATLGHAIHIIQKPLHK
- a CDS encoding 2-oxo acid dehydrogenase subunit E2, with the translated sequence MATDVKLPELGEGVTEGELVKWLVKPGDSVKADQPIAEVLTDKATVEVPSPTAGTVKDLKFKAGDVVKVGSTMITLEAGAASASAPAPAAASKPAAPSASTPSSAGASPAKASATAGGSQDVKLPELGEGVTEGELVKWLVKPGDAVKADQAIAEVLTDKATVEVPTPIAGTVKDLKFKSGDVVKVGSVMITVEGGGSAAASAPAGASREVPASAHANFAAASAPTPSASRPQPPAGASASPGIFPPVADSKVLATPATRRLAREMNIDINGLSGSGLAGRVTREDVLSAKGGASSAPAAAKSSGGISIPKPAYQGPAGAAEERVPLIGIRKKIAENMQRSKHIIPHFTIMDEAKVDSMVAMRESLKEHAEKHGTKITYLPIVMKAMIATIREFPMFNASIDDAAGELVYKKYFNIGFAADTPNGLVVPVIKNADQKSIMEISKEIIDLSKRARDGKLKVDEMKGATITVTNIGSIGGTYATPVINHPEVAILGMYKIDEKPVIKDGQLKAIKVMNFTMTADHRLIDGAVAARFLAAFIGRIENPGKMLVEML
- the sfsA gene encoding DNA/RNA nuclease SfsA, whose amino-acid sequence is MKYSKKLHQGVFLKRYKRFFADVDFQGQQVVAHVPNTGSLKSVNNPGQACLISESDNPERKLKFTLEMIQAPSGAWVGVNTSTPNSVVRETLLSVVGQNHQGAFAHWAAFDEVKPEYKISAETRLDFALKKKNSDKIHFIEVKNVTLAELETAQFPDAVSERAQKHVRELMSLMDQGHTAELIFTIQRNDCKKFSPADHIDAEYGKLLREAMSKGLRVSPLVVHLSHETAELSETLLPVEI